A portion of the Chromobacterium sp. IIBBL 290-4 genome contains these proteins:
- a CDS encoding substrate-binding domain-containing protein, whose product MNSVNFKAKALAIALSACMLAGAASAQTVLGGGSTLAQPLYNQLFGITSGYPSLVLGNWNYAGVGSGAGKAAFLTNNAALFNSTGNVSFAGSDSVLTAADLTSYSQASNNAWGPVIQIPAVLTSVTLPYKRSGVTQLNLTSDQVCQVFSNKAQTWGKLLGTNDATPINVVYRSDASGTTELLSNFLSTACKGYGFVKSNVFATVVGQAVGGTIPSNWVPANGSGGIKTALASDGTFTYLSPDYSISPSDPTVVASINGQLPSNISIPSFVIPPSTPANLANPLKWVPTYVPPLGGSSYPIYGTTNLLVNQCYADGIGAGSVGGAVKDFLTKLNNGAFDSQISSNYFVKLPATWLNQINATFLAGDGNGLDIGNASVCNGIGRPVNQASMMLRKAKRH is encoded by the coding sequence ATGAATTCCGTGAACTTTAAAGCAAAAGCGTTGGCTATCGCTCTCTCTGCCTGCATGCTGGCTGGCGCCGCCTCGGCGCAAACCGTCCTGGGCGGCGGCTCCACACTGGCGCAACCGCTGTACAATCAACTGTTTGGCATAACCAGTGGCTACCCCTCGCTCGTCCTGGGCAACTGGAACTATGCAGGCGTTGGCAGCGGCGCCGGCAAGGCAGCCTTTCTGACCAACAATGCCGCTTTGTTCAACAGCACCGGCAACGTAAGCTTCGCCGGCAGCGATTCGGTGCTGACTGCGGCGGATCTGACTTCCTACTCCCAAGCCAGCAACAATGCCTGGGGCCCGGTCATCCAGATTCCGGCCGTGCTGACCTCGGTCACCCTGCCGTACAAACGCAGCGGCGTGACGCAGCTCAACCTGACCAGTGACCAAGTCTGCCAAGTGTTCTCCAACAAGGCTCAAACCTGGGGCAAGCTGCTCGGCACTAACGACGCCACCCCGATCAACGTCGTGTATCGCAGCGACGCCAGCGGCACCACTGAGTTGCTGTCCAACTTCCTGTCGACCGCATGCAAAGGCTATGGCTTCGTCAAATCCAACGTCTTTGCCACGGTGGTCGGCCAAGCAGTGGGCGGCACTATTCCGTCCAACTGGGTGCCCGCCAATGGCAGCGGCGGGATCAAGACTGCTCTCGCTTCCGATGGCACCTTCACCTATCTGAGCCCGGATTATTCCATCTCGCCGAGCGATCCGACTGTGGTCGCTTCGATCAACGGCCAGCTGCCTAGCAATATCAGCATCCCCAGCTTCGTTATTCCGCCTTCCACTCCTGCCAATCTCGCGAATCCGCTGAAGTGGGTGCCTACCTATGTTCCCCCGCTTGGCGGCAGCAGCTACCCCATCTATGGCACGACCAATCTGCTGGTCAATCAGTGCTATGCCGACGGAATTGGCGCGGGCAGCGTGGGCGGCGCGGTCAAGGACTTCCTGACCAAGCTCAACAACGGCGCCTTCGATAGCCAGATCAGCAGCAACTACTTCGTCAAGCTGCCGGCTACTTGGCTTAACCAGATCAATGCCACCTTCCTCGCTGGCGACGGCAATGGCCTGGACATCGGCAACGCTTCGGTGTGCAACGGCATTGGCCGCCCGGTAAATCAGGCATCCATGATGCTCCGCAAAGCAAAACGTCATTAA